One genomic window of Deinococcus radiotolerans includes the following:
- a CDS encoding alpha-amylase family glycosyl hydrolase: MKRSVLARAGAGALSAALLLSACSSAPTPAQAGTVSNAGTVTSQAISGTNIDAWRQQVIYLVMPDRFSNGTTSNDGLGQPNCLDTANATKFHGGDLQGLRNKLSYIRDLGATTLWTTPVYKQVPIVNGSQCGYHGYWPDYTNPNDTAIEPKLGTSTDLSGLISDLHAGGQKYMMDMVVNHAGYGARIVSQNPSWFHSNCTGDEVNCPLAGLPDFRQEDSTVATYLTNLSKTWTSTYAIDGIRMDTVKHAPTSYWQSSWVPGVLAARPNTFLLGEVFDSGDLNKLKTYLDAGFDSTFNFPLRQAMVDSVGKGGSLDTLATRMQSTLTTFGLDRTLLQVNLLDNHDVPRFVNEPGSAVAEAEIRARYSNALGLLMTMPGIPQLYYGNELGMYGGSDPDNRRDMPGWAWTDTGRNATQANFVAGGATPKVTYDLTKKLIAVRKGNESLWKGSYAEMWRPNGGQNVYAFYRGSGANRVIVLVNTSASAASVNLDIQGNTGISAADKSALTNGTVFNDLLAEGAPSSATVTNGKLPVTIGAGKMGIYRAGATGTGGTGGTAVSVTFQVSASTYFGQDVYLVGDRAELGAWNTASALAMTPSGCSGSTCTWKTTVSLPPSVAAQFKFIKKPGDSGASVTWEGGSNRTLTTPASGSTTYNGGTWQ, from the coding sequence ATGAAACGTTCTGTCCTGGCCCGCGCTGGCGCGGGTGCGCTTTCGGCTGCTCTTCTTCTTTCCGCCTGCTCCTCCGCTCCGACGCCTGCCCAGGCTGGAACCGTTTCCAATGCGGGAACCGTCACGTCCCAGGCCATCAGTGGCACGAACATCGACGCCTGGCGGCAGCAGGTGATCTACCTCGTCATGCCCGACCGTTTCTCGAATGGAACTACTTCCAACGACGGGCTCGGCCAGCCCAACTGCCTCGACACCGCCAACGCCACCAAATTCCACGGCGGCGACCTCCAGGGCCTGCGCAACAAGCTGAGCTACATCCGCGACCTGGGCGCCACCACCCTCTGGACCACCCCCGTGTACAAGCAGGTGCCCATCGTCAACGGTAGCCAGTGCGGCTACCACGGCTACTGGCCCGACTACACCAACCCCAACGACACCGCCATCGAACCCAAACTGGGCACCAGCACCGACCTCAGCGGCCTGATCAGCGACCTGCACGCGGGCGGCCAGAAGTACATGATGGACATGGTCGTCAACCACGCCGGGTACGGCGCGCGCATCGTCAGCCAGAACCCCTCCTGGTTCCACAGCAACTGCACTGGCGACGAGGTGAACTGCCCACTGGCGGGCCTCCCCGACTTCCGGCAGGAAGACAGCACCGTCGCCACGTACCTGACCAACCTGTCCAAGACCTGGACCAGCACGTACGCCATCGACGGCATCCGCATGGACACCGTCAAGCACGCCCCCACCAGCTACTGGCAGAGCTCCTGGGTGCCCGGCGTGCTCGCCGCGCGGCCCAACACCTTCCTGCTGGGCGAGGTCTTCGATTCCGGCGACCTGAACAAGCTCAAGACCTACCTCGACGCGGGCTTCGACTCCACCTTCAACTTCCCGCTGCGTCAGGCCATGGTGGACTCGGTCGGCAAGGGCGGCAGCCTGGACACCCTGGCGACCCGCATGCAGTCCACGCTGACCACCTTCGGCCTGGACCGCACGCTGCTGCAGGTGAACCTGCTCGACAACCACGACGTGCCGCGCTTCGTGAACGAACCCGGCAGCGCCGTCGCCGAGGCCGAGATCCGCGCCCGCTACAGCAACGCGCTGGGCCTGCTGATGACCATGCCCGGCATCCCGCAGCTGTACTACGGCAACGAACTGGGTATGTACGGCGGCTCCGACCCCGACAACCGCCGCGACATGCCGGGCTGGGCCTGGACGGACACCGGCCGCAACGCCACGCAGGCGAACTTCGTGGCCGGCGGCGCGACCCCCAAGGTCACGTACGACCTCACCAAGAAACTCATCGCGGTCCGCAAGGGCAACGAGTCCCTCTGGAAGGGCAGCTACGCCGAGATGTGGCGCCCCAACGGCGGGCAGAACGTGTACGCCTTCTACCGCGGCAGCGGCGCCAACCGCGTCATCGTGCTCGTGAACACCTCGGCCAGCGCCGCCAGCGTGAACCTGGACATCCAGGGCAACACCGGCATCAGCGCGGCCGACAAGAGCGCCCTGACGAACGGCACGGTCTTCAACGACCTGCTCGCCGAGGGGGCGCCCAGCAGCGCGACCGTCACCAACGGCAAGCTGCCCGTCACGATCGGCGCGGGCAAGATGGGCATCTACCGCGCCGGGGCGACCGGCACCGGCGGGACCGGCGGCACGGCCGTGAGCGTCACCTTCCAGGTCAGCGCCAGCACGTACTTCGGGCAGGACGTGTACCTCGTGGGCGACCGCGCCGAGCTGGGCGCCTGGAACACCGCCTCCGCGCTGGCCATGACGCCCAGCGGCTGCTCGGGCAGCACCTGCACCTGGAAGACCACCGTCAGCCTGCCGCCCAGCGTGGCCGCGCAGTTCAAGTTCATCAAGAAACCCGGCGACAGCGGCGCCAGCGTCACCTGGGAAGGCGGCAGCAACCGCACCCTGACCACGCCCGCCTCGGGCAGCACCACATACAACGGCGGCACCTGGCAGTAA
- a CDS encoding META domain-containing protein, which translates to MSALLTTLTLAALAAAPSSAPGAAPVTAESVTWTLRNLQPTGQAVITPGAALTRPTLRLTGSGAALTVSGSTGCSPLTGQGAVKGQALVLRGVQGGSSERCTDAALSLREDYLRFLRTTTRLDVSGNTLTLTGGAGRLTFTRAGGPMTSSPTATPNSDLDGTWQTRVTPGPVGPERGQALLRVTFSGAKVTVAGLAGCNTVTGSGALVGQQVVFGTVASTRRLCPGTVGAAENRLLALLRAPLTIERQGAALVLRGQTGQLTLTRTPAPAAPSSALPDPAATYTLTRLNGQPPRPTLRPVTLSFKDGRLGGSDGCNSVGGAYTVQAGRVELTGGLVGTKMACTDQPGVDFQTLFDQRPTLSVQGGTLILKTAEDTWEFQAR; encoded by the coding sequence ATGAGCGCCCTGCTGACCACCCTGACCCTCGCGGCCCTGGCCGCTGCCCCCTCCTCGGCCCCGGGCGCCGCGCCGGTCACCGCAGAGAGCGTCACGTGGACGCTGCGCAACCTGCAACCCACCGGTCAGGCCGTCATCACGCCGGGCGCGGCCCTGACCCGCCCGACCCTGCGCCTGACGGGCAGTGGCGCCGCGCTGACGGTGTCGGGCAGTACCGGGTGCAGCCCCCTGACGGGTCAGGGCGCCGTGAAGGGGCAGGCGCTCGTGCTGCGCGGCGTGCAGGGCGGCAGCAGTGAGCGCTGCACCGACGCCGCCCTGAGCCTGCGCGAGGATTACCTGCGCTTCCTGCGCACCACCACCCGCCTGGACGTCAGTGGGAACACCCTCACGCTCACCGGCGGGGCGGGCCGCCTGACCTTCACCCGCGCCGGAGGCCCCATGACCAGCAGCCCCACCGCGACGCCCAACAGTGACCTGGACGGCACCTGGCAGACCCGCGTGACCCCGGGGCCAGTGGGCCCCGAGCGGGGGCAGGCGCTCCTGCGCGTCACGTTCAGCGGCGCAAAGGTCACGGTCGCCGGACTGGCCGGCTGCAACACCGTGACCGGTTCGGGCGCCTTGGTCGGGCAGCAGGTGGTATTCGGGACGGTGGCCTCCACCCGCAGACTGTGCCCGGGTACGGTCGGCGCAGCGGAAAACCGCCTGCTGGCCCTGCTGCGCGCCCCGCTGACCATCGAGCGCCAGGGCGCGGCGCTGGTGCTGCGCGGCCAGACCGGCCAGCTGACCCTGACCCGCACGCCCGCCCCAGCCGCCCCCAGCAGCGCCCTGCCCGACCCGGCGGCCACGTACACCCTGACCCGGCTGAACGGCCAGCCGCCGCGCCCCACCCTGCGGCCCGTCACGCTGAGCTTCAAGGACGGCCGACTGGGTGGCAGTGACGGCTGCAACTCCGTGGGCGGCGCGTACACGGTCCAGGCGGGCCGCGTGGAACTCACCGGGGGACTGGTGGGCACGAAGATGGCCTGCACGGACCAGCCCGGCGTGGACTTCCAGACCCTGTTCGATCAGCGCCCCACCCTGAGCGTGCAGGGCGGCACGCTGATCCTGAAGACGGCCGAGGACACCTGGGAATTCCAGGCGCGCTGA
- a CDS encoding cobalamin B12-binding domain-containing protein, with product MEDRRIRVLIAKPGMDGHDRGAKVVARALRDAGMEVIYTGLRQTAEMIVNAAVQEDVDAIGLSVLSGAHMHYFREVMGLLRARGAEDIIVFGGGIIPDQDLPILKDLGVGRVFTPGASTEDAATYLRGAVQARWQAQGEA from the coding sequence ATGGAAGACCGCCGAATTCGAGTGCTGATCGCCAAACCCGGCATGGACGGCCATGACCGGGGCGCGAAGGTCGTGGCGCGCGCCCTGCGCGACGCGGGCATGGAAGTCATCTACACCGGCCTGCGCCAGACGGCCGAGATGATCGTGAACGCCGCCGTGCAGGAGGACGTGGATGCCATCGGCCTGAGTGTCCTGTCCGGCGCGCACATGCATTACTTCCGCGAGGTGATGGGCCTGCTGCGCGCCCGTGGTGCCGAGGACATCATCGTGTTCGGGGGAGGCATCATCCCCGATCAGGACCTGCCCATCCTGAAGGACCTGGGCGTGGGCCGCGTGTTCACGCCGGGCGCCAGCACCGAGGACGCCGCCACGTACCTGCGCGGCGCCGTGCAGGCCCGCTGGCAGGCGCAGGGCGAGGCGTGA
- a CDS encoding MFS transporter: MRDVARPAALSGAARLAPLYAAQALATGATTVSTVLASLIMSGLGSEALSGLPSTLIQASAATSAGLFGALMLRRGRRPGLSLAFALGTVGSLVGFLGARAGLTPLFLLGAMLMGAAQGGYQQARYAAAESVPDARRGTALGALMLMSVLGSFVMTGFAHPIEWLGAALGATPEVTGWLVGGALLGVAALLILSWQPLTGPAQVRRERLPLAAAFQIPGVKSTALAVATAQGLMVTLMSLTPLRAHHMGLDHASIAALISGHILGMFGFGWLTGPLIDRLGLRFGYVSGALLLAAAALTAPLTGEGWLAVSMFLLGLGWNLVFVSGSKALTRFPAAQGVTDSLGYVAAGLGTLLGGAVIARAGFPPLAITCAVLAALPLVSAWRARPSPA, translated from the coding sequence GTGCGTGACGTCGCCCGCCCCGCCGCGCTGAGCGGGGCCGCGCGACTGGCCCCGCTGTACGCGGCGCAGGCGCTGGCGACCGGCGCGACGACCGTCAGCACGGTGCTGGCCAGCCTGATCATGTCGGGTCTGGGCAGCGAGGCCCTGTCGGGGCTGCCCAGCACGCTGATTCAGGCGTCGGCGGCCACCTCGGCGGGGCTGTTCGGGGCGCTGATGCTGCGCCGGGGCCGCCGCCCGGGCCTGAGCCTGGCGTTCGCGCTGGGCACGGTGGGATCCCTGGTGGGTTTCCTGGGCGCCCGCGCGGGCCTCACGCCGCTGTTCCTGCTGGGTGCCATGCTGATGGGCGCCGCGCAGGGCGGCTACCAGCAGGCCCGTTACGCCGCGGCCGAGAGCGTCCCCGACGCGCGGCGCGGCACGGCGCTGGGCGCGCTGATGCTCATGAGCGTGCTGGGCTCGTTCGTGATGACGGGCTTCGCGCACCCCATCGAGTGGCTCGGGGCCGCGCTGGGCGCCACGCCGGAAGTCACGGGGTGGCTGGTGGGCGGCGCGCTGCTGGGCGTGGCCGCGCTGCTGATCCTGTCCTGGCAGCCCCTGACCGGTCCCGCCCAGGTCCGCCGTGAGCGCCTACCCCTGGCGGCCGCGTTCCAGATTCCTGGCGTGAAATCCACGGCGCTGGCGGTGGCGACCGCGCAGGGCCTGATGGTCACGCTGATGAGTCTCACGCCACTGCGCGCGCATCACATGGGCCTGGATCACGCCTCGATTGCCGCGCTGATCAGCGGGCACATTCTGGGCATGTTCGGGTTCGGCTGGCTGACCGGCCCGCTGATCGACCGGCTGGGCCTGCGCTTCGGCTACGTGAGCGGCGCGCTGCTCCTCGCGGCCGCGGCCCTAACGGCGCCCCTGACCGGTGAGGGGTGGCTGGCCGTCAGCATGTTCCTGCTGGGCCTGGGCTGGAATCTGGTGTTCGTGTCGGGCAGCAAGGCCCTGACCCGCTTCCCGGCGGCGCAGGGCGTGACGGACAGCCTGGGGTACGTCGCGGCGGGCCTGGGGACCCTGCTGGGCGGCGCGGTGATCGCGCGCGCGGGCTTCCCACCGCTGGCGATTACCTGCGCGGTGCTGGCGGCGCTGCCGCTGGTCAGCGCGTGGCGCGCCCGGCCCAGCCCGGCGTAA